Below is a genomic region from Populus trichocarpa isolate Nisqually-1 chromosome 15, P.trichocarpa_v4.1, whole genome shotgun sequence.
CTGGTGCAACAAAACCAGCACTTTTGATATCGGCCATCAATCCTCTTCTGACATTTCCCTCTTGTGCCTCACATAATCCGGGGAGGAACACACCTGCGgaaacaaagaaatgaaaataattgtaAGTGGCCTGCGATAATTTACCCGAGTTCCATTGCCAGTTATTATTGAATGATGGGCATGTTTATTGATTAAATTACCTTCAGCAGCAGCAAGGTTGAAGTAAAGATCGACAACGTTAGGGCAGCTATCGTAGCACTGAGGAGAGCAAAGTTGTTGTGCGAAGCGAGACTCAAGGAGAGAATCCGATGAGATTCCAAGTGACTTTCTGTCAAGTCCACATGCTTTGATGCATTGGTCTGTTTCAATCCAGTTCCTTAATCTATCAGCATCAATTTCAGATGTGCGGCAAGTGTATGCTTCTTCTCCGGTCCTTTTTACACTTTTTTCGAGCACGCAACGCTTGCCGGACGATGAGATTGCGTAGGCACATGTGTCTTGGTCAAGATGTTCACAAGTTATTTCTCCTGAAACAATAATACCATTAGGATCTTGTTAAGGAAAATTCAAGAACTTTCAAGAAGGGCTGCTAGCTAGCTTCTTGGCACTggcaaagaaataaagaaattgagAGAAGTCTCTACTTACCTAGAGTACCTTGCACACAGATGGTAAGGGCAAGAGCCAGGACTGACAGGATATTGAAGCTAGAAGTCATGATTAAGCACAGTTCTGATTAGAATTAACAGATACTTGGTGCCCAAGATTTGTTAAGCTTCAAAAGGTTGGCAACAGCCTTTGTACTTGTCCTAGGAGCTAGGAGCTTGTTGTGAGGAATGAAGGGCAGGGTGTGGGGGGCATTTATACGCGTTTAAGGGCACTGTAGAATATTGGAAAACAGTGACGGGAATGTTACTGTGACTGTATTGTCAACGTTAAAACATGTGTTCATGAAGGTCTTTGGTTATTGGTACAAAAACGGGTCATAGTGCCCCTAATCAAGGTCGCCAATTCCTCTGTTTCGAAAGGAATTGTATTTACCAGTCAAAGACGTCCGAAATCAATGTGGCGGGTGGGTGACTTTTTACCATGCCCGTGGCCCATGGCTGTGGAAATAGTGAAGGTCTTCATTTGGCTCCACCACAGGAAGCTGCCGGTTTGAAGACCACTGATCATGCCGCTAACGGTCAAGCTTGCTGTTTGGAGCCTTTAATTAATGAGTTGTGCAAATCAAGGCTTGATTAGGGGCTGGCTAGGGCTGCTctggttgcttgcaaatgttctTGGACTGGTATGCTAACCATTTGAcgggttaattaattaattaatgcttcTTCATAGCTGAAAGAGAAATGTTTCGGACAATGTCCATGACCAAATACCAAAGCAATTGTCCAAAATGTTCTTCATGAAGGGTGGAGCAA
It encodes:
- the LOC7474049 gene encoding uncharacterized protein LOC7474049: MTSSFNILSVLALALTICVQGTLGEITCEHLDQDTCAYAISSSGKRCVLEKSVKRTGEEAYTCRTSEIDADRLRNWIETDQCIKACGLDRKSLGISSDSLLESRFAQQLCSPQCYDSCPNVVDLYFNLAAAEGVFLPGLCEAQEGNVRRGLMADIKSAGFVAPGPVKAVKYAYAPAPVEPVTYTDVSPAMPPY